One Polyangiaceae bacterium genomic window carries:
- a CDS encoding AarF/ABC1/UbiB kinase family protein, translated as MSRDAPSVPAESSSSPSRAKKKALAKKKGPSTSTNSNGSTSLPQKAASGPRQKSEVPQKRPSRRKQVRQSYRFVRAYYTTFVVLFSYLWFFFLARWFGDAWMQPRMADLHARNARRVLGTIVELQGLFIKVGQLLSIMANFLPAQFRNGLEALQDRVPPGPYAEIAERIEAELGKPIDQLFTRFCEEPIASASLGQVHEAWLLDGTHVAVKVQHRNIDEIVRLDLLTIRRIMAIVSVFVPVHGLDAYYHQIRSMIAEELDFQREAKNITRIADNFLRDPTVMFPRPVGGYCTRRVMTTNFVAGVKIGDIAALDARGVDRKKLARKVVQVFCQQIFIDGVYHADPHPGNMLVADGGQLVLLDFGAVAELSPQMREGIPEFLEGVIRRDTDQLIKAMRKMGFLSRSDAPDVSEKVIEFFHQRFQEEVKLDSFNLKDIKLDPQKGIESLIDLRKMNIGLKELSGAFHIPRDWVLLERTILLLTGLCTQLDPELSPMEVIRPYLQDFVLGNRDWAQIAVESAKDMALKALTIPDDLRKYLHRANRGEAEIRVRGLSHAAGLVYAGMRQLIYAAIGIAAGFAALQLQLAGQTQLARYCLYGAGAAGVLLFGSMLVTRSK; from the coding sequence GTGTCTCGAGACGCCCCGTCCGTTCCGGCAGAGTCGAGCTCGTCTCCGTCGCGTGCGAAGAAAAAGGCGCTCGCGAAGAAGAAGGGGCCTTCGACGTCCACGAACTCGAACGGCTCGACTTCGCTACCGCAGAAAGCTGCGTCCGGCCCAAGGCAGAAGTCCGAGGTGCCCCAGAAGCGGCCGTCTCGGCGCAAGCAAGTTCGTCAAAGCTACAGGTTTGTCCGAGCGTACTACACGACCTTCGTCGTTCTCTTCAGCTACCTTTGGTTTTTCTTTCTCGCACGGTGGTTCGGTGACGCCTGGATGCAGCCGCGTATGGCGGATCTGCACGCGCGCAACGCGCGTCGCGTGCTCGGGACCATCGTCGAGCTTCAAGGTTTGTTCATCAAAGTCGGGCAGCTACTCAGCATCATGGCGAACTTCCTGCCCGCCCAATTTCGTAATGGTCTCGAAGCGTTGCAGGACCGAGTTCCGCCCGGCCCTTATGCGGAAATCGCCGAACGCATCGAGGCCGAGCTCGGCAAACCCATCGACCAGTTGTTCACGCGTTTTTGCGAAGAGCCCATCGCGAGCGCTTCGCTGGGACAAGTCCACGAAGCGTGGCTGCTCGATGGCACGCATGTCGCCGTCAAGGTTCAGCACCGCAACATCGACGAGATCGTTCGGCTCGATTTGCTCACCATTCGCCGGATCATGGCGATCGTCAGCGTGTTTGTCCCGGTACATGGGCTCGATGCGTATTACCACCAGATCCGCTCGATGATCGCCGAGGAGCTCGACTTTCAGCGCGAGGCGAAGAACATCACACGCATCGCGGACAATTTCCTTCGAGATCCAACGGTCATGTTTCCGCGTCCGGTCGGGGGCTACTGCACGCGGCGCGTGATGACGACGAACTTCGTGGCCGGCGTCAAAATTGGGGACATCGCGGCGCTCGATGCACGCGGCGTCGATCGCAAGAAGCTCGCACGCAAGGTCGTGCAAGTGTTCTGTCAGCAGATCTTCATCGACGGCGTCTACCACGCCGATCCGCATCCCGGAAACATGCTCGTGGCCGACGGTGGTCAGCTCGTGCTGCTCGACTTCGGTGCAGTTGCAGAGCTGTCACCGCAGATGCGCGAGGGGATTCCGGAATTCCTCGAAGGTGTCATTCGTCGCGACACCGATCAGCTCATCAAGGCCATGCGCAAGATGGGCTTTCTTTCGCGGTCGGATGCTCCCGACGTGAGCGAGAAGGTCATCGAGTTTTTCCACCAGCGTTTTCAGGAAGAGGTCAAACTCGACAGCTTCAACTTGAAGGACATCAAGCTCGATCCGCAGAAGGGCATCGAGAGCTTGATCGACCTGCGCAAGATGAACATCGGCCTGAAGGAGCTATCCGGGGCGTTTCACATTCCGCGCGATTGGGTGCTGCTCGAGCGCACGATCTTGCTGTTGACGGGCCTGTGCACGCAGCTCGATCCGGAGCTTTCGCCGATGGAGGTGATTCGTCCGTACTTGCAGGACTTCGTGCTTGGCAATCGCGACTGGGCGCAGATCGCGGTCGAGAGCGCGAAGGACATGGCGCTGAAGGCGCTGACGATTCCGGACGATCTGCGCAAGTATTTGCATCGAGCGAACCGAGGCGAGGCGGAGATTCGCGTGCGGGGGCTTTCGCATGCGGCCGGGCTCGTTTACGCCGGCATGCGGCAGCTCATTTACGCAGCCATTGGAATTGCCGCTGGATTTGCAGCACTTCAGCTACAACTGGCCGGACAAACGCAACTCGCTCGGTATTGTCTCTACGGTGCTGGAGCTGCGGGTGTGCTGCTATTTGGTAGCATGCTCGTTACGCGTTCGAAGTAA
- a CDS encoding beta-lactamase family protein has protein sequence MDLTRAADIVVIDHRAAPCAVVAAALRTGEHFTCGIGVSGVLFADADTPRAERDTPFDLASLTKPITALTMARLIRGGLLSRAETLADVLPELSGTGSARVSMDLLAAHRAGLDGHGALYTPLVQGADSIDRREALLLAADMRHAPWTESSHVEGFVPVYSDLGYLLLGAALEARAQKDLDEVMADDVFDPLGIGIGSARMLRRRDPAFDTRVAPTEFVPFRGGLVRGAVHDENAWAFAKDATCGHAGLFGTAMDVVRLGVAVLDALEGRRPEWLAPDDVEPLVRPRPGGSLLAGFDARSGEESSSGARLGPRTFGHLGFTGTSIWIDPDAEFVGVLLSNRVHPTRTSLAIKRARPAAYDAMFDAMTTLGDRS, from the coding sequence GTGGATCTCACTCGTGCAGCCGATATCGTCGTGATCGATCATCGTGCCGCCCCTTGCGCCGTCGTCGCGGCAGCTCTTCGCACGGGTGAGCACTTCACGTGCGGCATCGGCGTCTCCGGCGTGCTTTTCGCCGATGCAGACACGCCCCGAGCAGAGCGCGACACTCCATTCGATCTCGCATCGCTCACCAAGCCCATCACGGCGCTCACCATGGCCCGTTTGATACGTGGTGGTCTTCTATCGCGAGCCGAAACGCTTGCAGACGTGCTGCCCGAATTGTCCGGGACAGGCTCGGCGCGCGTATCGATGGATCTCCTTGCGGCACACCGCGCAGGCCTCGATGGGCATGGAGCTCTCTACACGCCGCTCGTGCAAGGCGCAGACTCAATCGATCGCCGCGAAGCACTGCTGCTTGCGGCCGACATGCGTCACGCCCCGTGGACCGAATCGTCCCACGTCGAAGGGTTTGTCCCGGTATACAGCGACCTCGGCTACCTGCTCCTCGGCGCAGCGCTCGAAGCACGCGCGCAAAAGGATCTCGACGAGGTCATGGCCGACGACGTTTTCGACCCTCTCGGCATAGGAATCGGGTCCGCGCGGATGCTCCGTCGTCGCGATCCTGCATTCGACACGCGCGTCGCTCCGACCGAGTTCGTTCCCTTTCGCGGAGGCCTCGTGCGAGGCGCCGTGCACGATGAAAACGCGTGGGCGTTTGCAAAAGACGCAACGTGTGGGCACGCCGGGCTCTTCGGTACGGCCATGGACGTCGTGCGACTGGGTGTCGCGGTGCTCGATGCGCTCGAGGGTCGACGTCCCGAGTGGCTTGCTCCGGACGACGTGGAACCGCTCGTGCGCCCGCGGCCCGGCGGATCCTTGCTTGCTGGATTCGATGCACGAAGCGGTGAAGAATCAAGCTCCGGAGCGCGCCTTGGGCCGCGAACGTTCGGTCATCTGGGTTTTACCGGGACCAGCATTTGGATCGACCCCGATGCCGAGTTTGTCGGCGTGCTCTTGTCGAATCGCGTGCATCCAACGCGCACGTCCCTCGCCATCAAGCGAGCCCGACCGGCTGCGTACGATGCCATGTTCGACGCCATGACGACATTGGGCGACCGATCCTGA
- a CDS encoding type II secretion system F family protein, producing the protein MAVFAYEARARSGEIRKGEREAENEGAVQTWLRGQQLTPIRVGPKKKGFDFKSIQFGSGVSTQDIVKFTRQFATMIDAGLPLVQCLDILANQEPNPAFKLALRDIKNTVEQGSTFSDALRRHPAIFDELFTNLVQAGEAGGILDTIMNRLAVYIEKRAKLARQVKGAMTYPTAVMVILAIVIFVLMTFVIPAFEGMFAEFGAKDALPGLTKVVIAISRGFVSTLPFTIGGSLAIAYATVRIYRTPKGKRAMHRLMLKLPVMGPVLQKIAVARFTRTLGTLLSSGVPILDALDIVAKTAGNMIIEEGLIYTRMKISEGKNMAEPLTEANIFPPIVVQMVAVGEQTGALDAMLNKVADFYEEEVDVAIAALTSLLEPFMMVVVGAVVGVVLMAMYLPIFSLAGNIKGE; encoded by the coding sequence ATGGCGGTGTTTGCGTATGAAGCCCGAGCGCGATCTGGAGAGATCCGCAAGGGTGAGAGAGAAGCGGAGAACGAGGGTGCTGTGCAGACCTGGCTTCGCGGCCAACAGCTCACTCCGATCCGAGTCGGCCCCAAGAAGAAGGGTTTCGACTTCAAGAGCATCCAGTTCGGCAGCGGCGTCAGCACTCAGGACATCGTCAAGTTCACGCGACAATTCGCGACGATGATCGACGCCGGTCTGCCGCTCGTGCAGTGCCTCGACATCTTGGCGAACCAAGAGCCGAACCCTGCGTTCAAGCTTGCTCTTCGGGACATCAAGAACACCGTCGAGCAAGGGTCGACGTTCAGCGACGCGCTGAGGCGGCACCCTGCGATCTTCGACGAGCTGTTCACGAACCTCGTTCAAGCAGGGGAAGCGGGCGGCATCCTCGACACGATCATGAACAGGCTCGCGGTTTACATCGAGAAGCGAGCGAAGTTGGCGCGGCAAGTGAAGGGCGCGATGACGTACCCCACGGCCGTCATGGTGATCTTGGCGATCGTCATCTTCGTGCTCATGACGTTCGTGATTCCAGCGTTCGAAGGGATGTTTGCCGAGTTTGGTGCGAAAGACGCGCTGCCTGGGCTGACGAAGGTCGTCATCGCGATCTCGCGCGGATTCGTGAGCACGTTGCCGTTCACGATCGGCGGCTCGCTTGCCATCGCGTACGCGACCGTTCGCATCTATCGAACGCCCAAGGGCAAACGTGCGATGCACCGACTCATGCTGAAGCTCCCGGTGATGGGTCCCGTGCTTCAGAAGATCGCCGTTGCTCGTTTCACCCGCACGCTGGGCACGCTGCTGAGCTCTGGTGTTCCGATCCTCGATGCGCTCGACATCGTCGCGAAGACGGCGGGCAACATGATCATCGAGGAGGGCCTCATTTATACGCGCATGAAGATTTCCGAAGGGAAGAACATGGCCGAGCCGTTGACGGAGGCGAACATCTTCCCGCCGATCGTCGTGCAAATGGTGGCCGTTGGTGAACAAACGGGTGCCCTCGACGCGATGCTCAACAAGGTCGCCGATTTCTACGAAGAAGAAGTGGACGTCGCGATCGCTGCTCTCACTTCACTGCTCGAACCATTCATGATGGTCGTCGTCGGTGCGGTCGTCGGCGTCGTGCTGATGGCCATGTATCTTCCGATCTTCAGTCTCGCAGGCAACATCAAGGGCGAGTGA
- a CDS encoding two-component sensor histidine kinase produces the protein MQLGLRVGAESTFAVRFAWLTGVRLLVLTLVLIVTTTIYLGDFATHAYSSKFALLTVATAYGLTGLYAAALRIGRGLEVVAIVQMIVDHVVWSAIVYISGGVASGATSLYGLTCLTGAVLLGMRGALLALFSGASSYVLLSCAFIYGYLSPPPDQPVGAYVTRWNEAAFPLVLNLLAMTAVTLLASYLAERLREADVRLVAANARAEEAERLAALGRLAAGLAHEIRNPLGSIVASIELLRTGPNLAAEDRELCSIIERETSRMNHLVGDMMDLARPRSPTKQPMDLSAIMRDVAKLAATSGRGGDVIVRCEGPSDVHIVADMAQMRQVVWNLVRNAIQASSAGSVVTLRWSKNDTTGVTFEVNDRGVGIDPEARERLFDAFFTTRSKGMGIGLAVVKRIVDDHGFEVTVDSNETNGTTFAVHIPPSSVALANAVAHLTP, from the coding sequence ATGCAACTCGGTCTCCGCGTAGGTGCGGAGAGCACGTTCGCGGTCCGTTTTGCTTGGCTCACGGGCGTGCGACTGCTCGTTCTGACGTTGGTGCTCATCGTCACGACGACGATTTATCTCGGCGATTTCGCGACCCACGCATATTCGAGCAAGTTTGCCTTGCTCACGGTGGCGACGGCATACGGCCTCACGGGGCTTTATGCGGCGGCTTTGCGCATCGGCCGCGGCCTCGAGGTGGTCGCGATCGTGCAGATGATCGTCGATCACGTGGTTTGGTCGGCGATCGTGTACATCTCGGGCGGCGTTGCGAGCGGTGCGACGTCGCTATACGGCCTGACGTGCCTGACGGGTGCCGTGCTGCTCGGCATGCGAGGGGCACTGCTCGCATTGTTCTCTGGCGCGTCCTCGTACGTGCTCTTGAGCTGCGCGTTCATCTACGGCTACTTGAGCCCTCCGCCGGATCAGCCGGTTGGTGCGTACGTCACGCGATGGAACGAAGCTGCGTTTCCGCTCGTGCTCAATCTGCTGGCGATGACGGCGGTGACGCTGCTTGCGAGCTACCTGGCCGAACGATTGCGTGAAGCAGACGTACGGCTCGTAGCGGCGAATGCCCGTGCCGAAGAAGCGGAACGGCTCGCAGCGCTCGGGCGACTTGCAGCCGGTTTGGCGCACGAAATTCGCAATCCGCTCGGCTCGATCGTCGCATCGATCGAATTGCTTCGCACGGGTCCCAACCTCGCCGCGGAGGATCGCGAGCTTTGCAGCATCATCGAACGAGAAACTTCACGAATGAATCATCTCGTTGGCGACATGATGGATCTCGCCCGACCTCGCAGCCCGACGAAACAGCCCATGGACCTGTCGGCGATCATGCGTGACGTCGCAAAGCTTGCAGCGACATCCGGTCGTGGCGGTGACGTGATCGTGCGATGCGAAGGGCCGAGCGACGTGCACATCGTCGCCGACATGGCGCAAATGCGGCAGGTGGTTTGGAATTTGGTACGTAACGCGATCCAAGCAAGCTCGGCGGGTTCGGTAGTGACCTTGCGATGGTCGAAAAACGACACGACGGGCGTGACGTTCGAGGTGAACGATCGTGGCGTCGGAATCGATCCGGAAGCCCGCGAGCGACTTTTCGATGCGTTCTTCACGACGCGCTCGAAGGGCATGGGAATTGGCCTTGCCGTCGTTAAACGCATTGTCGACGACCATGGTTTCGAAGTGACCGTCGACAGCAACGAGACGAATGGCACGACATTCGCGGTGCACATTCCACCGTCGAGCGTCGCGCTCGCGAATGCGGTCGCGCACCTCACCCCCTAA
- a CDS encoding ABC transporter substrate-binding protein, with the protein MFSLGLALASAQFAWAGPATDEVKTKQTQLVELLSKSGTDAKVSATLDEVLDYQTMAEASLGTEWAARTDAEKAQFSDLLKQLVRRSYERNIKKTLNYNIEYIGETEKNSHIIVKTKAVSKTDKRAEPIEITYKLAQKDGKWRIQDITTDGVSLISSYRSQFTKIIRKDGFPTLIKKMKDKIAKGDV; encoded by the coding sequence ATGTTCTCTTTGGGCCTTGCGCTCGCAAGCGCTCAGTTCGCTTGGGCAGGACCCGCAACGGATGAAGTAAAGACCAAGCAGACTCAGCTCGTCGAGCTCCTGTCCAAGTCGGGAACCGACGCGAAAGTCTCGGCCACACTCGACGAAGTCCTCGACTACCAAACGATGGCCGAAGCGTCACTCGGCACCGAATGGGCTGCTCGCACGGATGCCGAAAAAGCTCAGTTCAGCGACCTGCTCAAGCAGCTCGTTCGCCGGTCGTACGAGCGCAACATCAAGAAGACGCTCAACTACAACATCGAATACATCGGCGAAACCGAGAAAAATTCACACATCATCGTGAAAACGAAGGCGGTCTCCAAGACGGACAAACGCGCCGAGCCCATCGAAATCACCTACAAGCTTGCGCAGAAGGACGGCAAGTGGCGCATTCAGGACATCACGACGGACGGCGTGAGCCTGATTTCGAGTTATCGCTCGCAGTTCACGAAGATCATCAGAAAAGACGGGTTCCCAACGCTCATCAAGAAGATGAAGGACAAGATCGCCAAGGGCGATGTCTGA
- a CDS encoding aspartate kinase, protein MQGVHSPSRCLVQNAVSSGKPRSIIVQKYGGSSVADVDKLMRVARRVVATKRAGNDVVVVVSAMGKTTDGLLSLAKEVASRAGDTSDPPRRELDMLLSTGERVSMALLSIAIQALGEDAISFTGSQSGILTNDRHFDARIIEVRPHRIEDELARGRIVIIAGYQGMSYRREITTLGRGGSDTTAVALAAALEAERCEIYSDVDGVYSADPRVVPDAKHLPELDHAMLQEMAECGAKVLCAQAVEWARRANIAIYARSTFDSEDDSPRQTVVRKFAPRTDLRARAVVGENNVVLGRLSNASKLDGLLRVAREANVPLKDVSVDERGISFVVSLLNVPDWRAAKQRLLDAEPSLELTEDAAVVSVVGDGLAATTEPLERFISTLRVVNTTPLTFTATPLRLGSVIAKDALSEAQRALHRAFVEA, encoded by the coding sequence CTGCAAGGCGTCCATTCGCCGTCGAGGTGTCTCGTGCAAAACGCAGTTTCTTCGGGCAAACCGCGTTCGATCATCGTGCAGAAGTACGGCGGCTCTTCGGTCGCCGACGTCGACAAACTCATGCGCGTCGCGCGTCGCGTCGTGGCGACGAAACGCGCCGGCAACGATGTCGTCGTCGTCGTGAGCGCGATGGGAAAAACGACCGATGGTCTTCTTTCGCTCGCAAAAGAAGTCGCCTCTCGAGCAGGAGACACGTCCGATCCGCCCCGCCGCGAGCTCGACATGCTTCTATCGACGGGCGAACGCGTCTCGATGGCCCTCTTGTCGATTGCCATCCAAGCGCTCGGCGAGGACGCCATTTCGTTCACGGGATCCCAGTCGGGCATCCTCACGAACGACAGGCATTTCGATGCACGCATCATCGAGGTCAGGCCTCACCGCATCGAGGACGAGCTTGCACGCGGTCGCATCGTCATCATCGCGGGTTATCAGGGCATGAGTTACCGGCGCGAGATCACGACGCTCGGCCGCGGTGGCTCGGATACGACTGCCGTCGCGCTCGCCGCGGCGCTCGAAGCCGAACGCTGCGAGATCTACAGCGATGTCGACGGGGTTTATTCGGCCGATCCGCGCGTCGTTCCGGATGCGAAACACTTGCCCGAGCTCGATCACGCGATGCTGCAAGAGATGGCCGAATGCGGTGCGAAGGTGCTCTGCGCGCAGGCCGTCGAGTGGGCACGACGAGCGAACATCGCGATCTACGCGCGATCTACGTTCGACAGCGAAGATGATTCACCAAGACAAACCGTCGTGCGAAAATTCGCGCCACGCACGGATCTGCGTGCGCGCGCGGTCGTGGGCGAAAACAACGTGGTGCTCGGCCGATTGAGCAACGCGAGCAAACTCGACGGATTGCTTCGTGTGGCAAGAGAAGCAAACGTCCCGCTGAAAGACGTTTCCGTCGACGAACGAGGCATCTCGTTCGTCGTGTCGCTGCTCAACGTGCCCGATTGGCGCGCCGCCAAGCAGCGTCTCCTCGATGCAGAACCGTCGCTCGAGCTCACGGAAGATGCGGCCGTCGTGAGTGTCGTGGGCGATGGGCTCGCAGCGACCACCGAGCCGCTCGAGCGATTCATTTCGACGCTGCGCGTGGTGAACACGACTCCCCTCACCTTCACGGCAACGCCGCTGCGCCTTGGATCCGTGATCGCGAAGGACGCGCTGTCCGAAGCGCAACGCGCGCTGCATCGCGCGTTCGTCGAAGCGTAA
- a CDS encoding DUF4911 domain-containing protein, producing the protein MPAPDTGRPPAPVPLAASDTRSKGTARSKRALPIATASAGLYARRVDVRPPDVVYVKGILEASEGLGLVFAERGGALVIAAPPDRAAALDELLEDLVVEIGARIDAVAKEPE; encoded by the coding sequence ATGCCCGCCCCCGACACGGGACGCCCGCCCGCACCCGTCCCCTTGGCCGCTTCCGACACCCGCTCCAAAGGCACCGCTCGTTCCAAGCGCGCCTTGCCCATCGCCACGGCATCCGCAGGCCTGTACGCACGCCGCGTGGACGTGCGCCCACCCGACGTCGTCTATGTCAAAGGCATCCTCGAAGCGAGCGAAGGCCTCGGCCTCGTATTCGCCGAACGAGGCGGCGCGCTTGTCATCGCCGCGCCCCCCGATCGAGCCGCCGCGTTGGATGAACTGCTCGAGGATCTCGTCGTCGAGATCGGTGCACGTATCGATGCCGTCGCGAAGGAGCCCGAATGA
- a CDS encoding TlpA family protein disulfide reductase gives MTHVACTPVADEPLPETPKAPAPTGAMVHFSYSTLDGKELSTKTLAGRYSVLGFITTNDLHSHAQARFLSTVVKKHVPRINAGVIVLEPPQNKVLVEAFTKVVAPPYPVAMADDATIRGDGPFKDIREVPTVVILDQLGREVWRHRGLVSNDTIDAALNALRRGKTPP, from the coding sequence ATGACCCACGTTGCGTGTACGCCGGTAGCTGACGAGCCTTTGCCCGAAACGCCGAAAGCACCTGCGCCCACGGGAGCGATGGTGCATTTTTCTTATTCGACGCTCGACGGAAAAGAGTTATCGACGAAGACGCTTGCGGGTCGATACAGCGTCCTCGGGTTCATCACGACAAACGACCTTCATTCGCACGCTCAAGCGCGATTTTTGTCGACGGTCGTGAAAAAGCACGTGCCGCGCATCAATGCGGGCGTCATCGTGCTCGAGCCGCCGCAAAATAAGGTGCTCGTGGAGGCATTCACGAAGGTGGTGGCGCCGCCCTATCCCGTTGCAATGGCGGACGATGCAACGATTCGAGGCGACGGGCCATTCAAGGATATACGCGAAGTGCCGACGGTCGTCATATTGGATCAGCTTGGGCGCGAGGTATGGCGGCACCGGGGGCTCGTGTCGAACGATACGATCGACGCTGCATTGAATGCGCTTCGGCGAGGAAAAACGCCGCCGTGA
- a CDS encoding Rpn family recombination-promoting nuclease/putative transposase, translating into MFRRTFSVPKHAASALKTMLPEDLVKRIKWDKLRSKSGSFSDAKLTNRYSDVLFEVEIDDDLAFIYVLYEHKSEPEKWTLLQLLEYMVRIWRAYLRERGGKKVDRLPIILPVVLHHGQAGWTAARRFIEYFGSLEASLRPYVPNFAILLDDVGKVNPDDLLARPLTAEAKVVLLCLLLGRTPERLFEELPKWHEPLSEVWREQDGALVFSAVIVYMNQVARIPEEEITMALQHSLKLTPAEEIFFADEVLRQRALRKGLREGRREGRREGQQELLLKLLRQRFGELPTEATATIQAATLAELEDMGLRVLNAATLEDVLGKPAQKRK; encoded by the coding sequence ATGTTCCGTCGTACGTTTTCCGTGCCAAAACATGCGGCATCGGCGCTCAAAACGATGCTGCCCGAAGACTTGGTCAAACGCATCAAGTGGGACAAACTACGCTCGAAGTCGGGGAGTTTCTCGGACGCGAAATTGACCAATCGTTATTCGGATGTGCTATTCGAGGTAGAGATCGACGACGATTTGGCGTTTATTTACGTTTTGTACGAGCACAAGAGCGAGCCCGAGAAATGGACGCTTTTGCAACTGCTCGAATACATGGTCCGGATCTGGCGTGCGTATCTGCGAGAACGAGGCGGCAAGAAAGTCGATCGATTGCCGATCATTTTGCCCGTGGTGTTGCATCATGGGCAAGCAGGCTGGACGGCTGCGCGTCGGTTCATCGAATACTTCGGGTCGCTCGAAGCGTCACTTCGTCCGTACGTGCCAAACTTCGCGATCTTGCTGGACGACGTGGGGAAAGTGAATCCCGACGACTTGCTTGCCCGACCGCTCACTGCGGAGGCCAAAGTGGTGCTCTTGTGTTTGCTGCTAGGGCGAACGCCAGAGCGGTTGTTCGAGGAGCTTCCGAAGTGGCACGAGCCGCTTTCCGAGGTGTGGAGGGAACAAGACGGGGCGCTTGTGTTTTCGGCAGTCATCGTGTATATGAACCAAGTTGCTCGCATTCCTGAAGAGGAAATCACGATGGCCCTGCAGCACTCTTTGAAGCTCACCCCCGCGGAGGAGATTTTTTTTGCCGACGAGGTCTTGCGCCAGCGTGCCTTGCGCAAAGGGCTGCGTGAAGGGAGGCGTGAAGGGAGGCGTGAAGGACAGCAGGAGCTGCTGCTGAAGTTGCTGCGGCAACGGTTTGGTGAGTTGCCAACGGAGGCCACGGCGACCATTCAGGCGGCAACGTTGGCGGAGCTCGAGGACATGGGACTGCGTGTCTTGAATGCCGCGACGCTCGAGGACGTGCTGGGCAAACCGGCGCAAAAGCGAAAGTAG
- a CDS encoding DUF1259 domain-containing protein — protein sequence MSIRLGWVVGFALIFASACDRGAPSPSPEAPLQARPSAVAAPSASASAQASTTLDPAAVGSATGLEPEVTEGIVRVSVPRNDVKVDVDGWTMPPFMGLTSWAGFTPGKLPGIEAMVMGDLVLFEDEVSDAMSAALAGGLKVTALHNHFFFDKPKVFFMHIEGEGSVATLGKALKETLEAFRAVRAKSAEPRTGFGKTPLPAKSAIDGAKIESVFGIKGAAKDGMYKITIGRPATTAACGCEIGKMMGVNTWAAFAGTSDDAVVDGDFAVTEDELQPVLKSLRGDGIHVVAIHHHMVGERPRILFLHYWGRGPAANLAASVKKALGLTKAG from the coding sequence ATGAGCATTCGTCTGGGATGGGTTGTAGGATTCGCTTTGATTTTCGCGTCTGCATGCGATCGAGGTGCGCCTTCGCCTTCTCCGGAAGCTCCCTTGCAAGCACGCCCTTCTGCGGTGGCAGCACCAAGCGCGAGTGCCTCTGCGCAGGCATCAACGACGCTGGATCCGGCCGCCGTTGGATCAGCCACGGGGCTCGAGCCGGAAGTCACGGAAGGCATCGTTCGCGTCTCCGTCCCTCGGAATGACGTGAAGGTCGATGTCGATGGATGGACGATGCCGCCTTTCATGGGCCTTACGTCCTGGGCTGGTTTTACGCCGGGAAAACTGCCGGGCATCGAGGCCATGGTCATGGGCGATCTCGTGCTATTCGAGGACGAAGTGAGCGACGCGATGAGCGCGGCACTTGCTGGAGGGCTCAAGGTCACCGCATTGCATAATCACTTCTTTTTCGACAAACCCAAGGTATTTTTCATGCATATCGAGGGTGAAGGGAGCGTGGCGACGCTGGGCAAGGCCCTAAAGGAGACGCTCGAAGCATTCAGGGCGGTTCGCGCCAAATCTGCCGAACCACGTACTGGATTTGGTAAAACACCGCTGCCGGCGAAAAGTGCGATCGATGGCGCAAAGATAGAATCGGTTTTCGGTATCAAGGGCGCAGCGAAAGACGGGATGTACAAAATCACGATTGGCAGGCCCGCGACGACGGCTGCATGCGGATGTGAAATTGGAAAGATGATGGGCGTCAATACGTGGGCTGCTTTCGCCGGCACAAGCGATGATGCGGTCGTCGACGGTGATTTCGCGGTGACCGAGGACGAGCTTCAGCCGGTACTGAAATCGCTGCGTGGCGACGGGATCCACGTCGTTGCGATTCATCATCACATGGTCGGCGAGCGGCCTCGAATTCTGTTCCTGCATTATTGGGGCCGCGGGCCTGCTGCCAATCTTGCGGCGAGCGTAAAAAAGGCGCTTGGTTTGACGAAAGCTGGATGA